From one Synechocystis sp. PCC 6803 substr. PCC-P genomic stretch:
- a CDS encoding ribulose bisphosphate carboxylase small subunit, with amino-acid sequence MGSRTALASRPWSKHLADPQIDPTAYVHSFANVVGDVRIQPGVSVAPGSSIRADEGTPFWIGGNVLIQHGVVIHGLETGRVLGDDDQEYSVWIGPGTCVAHLALVHGPVYLGANCFIGFRSTVLNARVGDGAVVMMHSLVQDVEIPPNKLVPSGAMITQQHQADSLPDVQAGDRHFVQQIAAMHGQSASPTQGTDPTVCVLPESLPAVTPVTETPYINSIDNMSINSDITNQIRSLLAQGYGIGAEHANERRFKTKSWQSCGTADGFRPDQVIATVEGWLQEFAGEYVRLIGIDQGAKRRVVEVIIQRPGDVPGSPSRGTTTTKALSSGGSGRSAVAHQTGNLAGDSANQLRALLHQGYKIGLEYASARRFKTGSWLTGGTIGSHREGEALQELNRFLADHTNEYVRIIGIDPAGKRRVAEIVVHRPNGNGNGKPSSSSSSVGYKSAPVSSAGGSSAGGLTPEVIATVRGLLANGHSIGTEHTDKRRFKAKSWDTCPTIDGGREAEVLAKLEACLADHAGEYVRIIGIDRVGKRRVLEQIIQRPGDNVVAGRSPSSSSASTSSSASSNGFGSGNGGGYSNSAVRLDNSVVTQVRSLLAQGYKIGTEHTDKRRFKAKSWQSCAPITSTHESEVLRALEGCLADHNGEYVRLLGIDPTAKRRVLETIIQRP; translated from the coding sequence ATGGGATCTCGCACCGCCTTGGCTTCCAGGCCTTGGTCCAAACATTTAGCAGACCCCCAGATTGACCCGACGGCCTACGTGCATTCGTTTGCCAATGTGGTGGGGGATGTGCGCATTCAGCCCGGGGTCAGTGTTGCCCCTGGGAGCTCCATTCGAGCGGACGAGGGCACGCCCTTTTGGATTGGCGGTAATGTGCTGATCCAACATGGAGTGGTGATCCATGGCTTAGAAACTGGTCGGGTGCTGGGGGATGATGACCAGGAATATTCTGTTTGGATTGGGCCGGGCACCTGTGTGGCCCATTTGGCTTTGGTCCACGGCCCAGTTTACCTCGGCGCTAATTGCTTCATTGGTTTCCGTTCCACTGTGCTCAATGCACGGGTGGGGGATGGGGCGGTGGTGATGATGCATTCCCTAGTTCAGGATGTGGAAATTCCCCCCAACAAATTGGTGCCCTCCGGTGCCATGATTACCCAGCAACACCAGGCGGATAGTTTACCGGATGTGCAAGCTGGCGATCGCCATTTTGTCCAGCAGATTGCGGCCATGCACGGACAAAGTGCTTCTCCAACCCAGGGAACTGATCCAACCGTGTGTGTGTTGCCGGAGTCCCTCCCCGCCGTTACCCCCGTTACTGAAACCCCCTATATAAATTCCATAGACAACATGAGTATTAATTCTGACATTACCAACCAGATCCGCTCCCTCCTGGCCCAGGGCTATGGTATCGGGGCGGAACACGCCAACGAACGACGTTTCAAAACCAAATCTTGGCAGAGCTGTGGCACCGCCGATGGTTTCCGTCCCGACCAGGTTATTGCCACGGTGGAAGGTTGGCTCCAGGAGTTTGCGGGGGAATATGTCCGCCTCATTGGCATTGACCAGGGGGCTAAACGCCGGGTAGTGGAAGTGATTATTCAACGCCCCGGTGATGTTCCCGGTTCTCCTAGTCGGGGTACCACCACCACCAAAGCCCTAAGCAGTGGCGGTAGCGGCCGGAGTGCGGTGGCCCACCAAACAGGTAACTTAGCTGGGGATAGTGCTAACCAGTTGCGGGCCCTGTTGCATCAGGGTTATAAAATCGGCTTGGAATATGCCAGTGCCCGTCGCTTCAAAACCGGCTCTTGGTTAACTGGAGGCACCATTGGTAGTCATCGGGAAGGGGAAGCTTTGCAGGAATTAAATCGTTTCCTGGCCGACCACACCAATGAGTATGTGCGCATTATCGGTATTGATCCAGCCGGTAAGCGGCGGGTGGCAGAAATTGTTGTACACCGTCCCAATGGTAATGGCAATGGTAAACCTTCTAGTTCCAGCAGTTCCGTTGGCTATAAGTCTGCCCCTGTGAGCTCCGCCGGGGGCTCTAGTGCTGGTGGTTTAACCCCAGAAGTGATAGCAACGGTGCGGGGATTACTCGCCAACGGCCATAGCATTGGTACCGAACACACAGATAAACGTCGCTTTAAGGCCAAATCCTGGGATACTTGTCCCACCATTGATGGTGGCCGGGAAGCTGAAGTTTTAGCCAAATTGGAAGCTTGCCTAGCAGATCATGCCGGGGAGTATGTGCGGATTATTGGTATTGACCGGGTTGGTAAGCGACGGGTGTTAGAACAGATTATTCAACGTCCAGGGGACAACGTTGTTGCTGGGCGATCGCCGTCTTCGTCTAGTGCTAGTACATCCAGTAGTGCCTCCAGCAATGGCTTTGGCAGTGGCAATGGTGGTGGTTACAGTAATTCTGCCGTGCGCCTAGATAACAGCGTGGTTACCCAGGTGCGTTCCCTCCTGGCCCAGGGTTACAAAATTGGCACCGAACACACGGATAAACGTCGCTTTAAAGCCAAATCCTGGCAGAGTTGTGCCCCTATCACCAGTACCCACGAGTCGGAAGTGTTGCGGGCCCTAGAAGGTTGTTTGGCAGACCATAACGGCGAATATGTCCGCTTACTAGGCATAGATCCCACGGCTAAACGGCGGGTGTTGGAAACCATTATTCAGCGTCCCTAG
- a CDS encoding TAXI family TRAP transporter solute-binding subunit, which translates to MANNLSLQKLLQNRLPWAVVVIALFPLVFVGCTTRKPATVTLSTGNGLSAYVRIGQQIQESAATVDLVVVDNKDSQGSQQNLQRLLDGEVDFAMVQLDVASEAMKAGDVAAVAILTEEYAHIVGRKNQNVNTLRDLEGKKVSIGPPASGINFTATRLFDSTNLTIQPYTQLGLSMGLQNFVAPNSPLDAMVYVGPFKASDEVREQLTIVENVDFVPLSESFINYLTLQFPESYRKAYIPQGTYRALPPFPSEDILTISTGGALLTRPNMNREKVALMTWAIFANSRQFASFYPKLATENGSVNLYEGLLYIHPAAMRTYREGDPRIAWLRYLQENKPLQAASIMLLGTTTIGFLLQGWRKRKTEKFLVGHRQAIADLRETAQENPQEALREIESLKQSYRLMLIEGNLAPDLYQQIEGMNEVFIEQCRTEINRQQDQDLSKIIGGLTEVQQYRSNNAPWMVEHLQQCQEIYREMLLKGHLDFPTYLNLYQMQLLLDILISRPQPTMERV; encoded by the coding sequence TTGGCAAATAATCTTTCCCTACAGAAATTACTCCAAAATCGACTGCCCTGGGCTGTGGTTGTGATTGCCCTTTTTCCCTTGGTGTTTGTCGGTTGCACTACCAGGAAACCCGCCACCGTGACCCTGTCCACTGGCAATGGGCTCAGCGCCTATGTTCGCATTGGCCAACAAATCCAGGAATCAGCGGCCACCGTTGACCTTGTTGTGGTGGACAACAAGGATTCCCAGGGTTCCCAACAAAATTTACAACGGCTATTGGACGGGGAAGTGGATTTTGCCATGGTGCAACTCGACGTGGCCAGCGAAGCCATGAAAGCAGGGGATGTAGCTGCCGTGGCCATTCTGACTGAAGAATATGCCCACATCGTTGGCCGCAAAAATCAAAATGTGAATACCCTAAGAGATCTAGAGGGTAAAAAAGTCAGCATTGGCCCCCCAGCTAGTGGCATCAACTTCACCGCCACCCGCTTATTTGATTCCACCAATTTGACCATTCAACCCTATACCCAGTTAGGTTTGAGTATGGGCTTGCAAAATTTCGTTGCGCCCAACAGTCCCTTGGATGCCATGGTGTACGTGGGGCCGTTTAAAGCCAGCGATGAAGTGCGGGAACAATTGACCATTGTGGAAAATGTTGATTTTGTGCCCCTGAGCGAAAGCTTCATTAATTACCTGACTTTGCAATTTCCTGAATCCTACCGCAAAGCCTATATTCCCCAGGGTACCTACCGTGCGTTGCCCCCATTTCCTTCGGAAGACATTCTGACCATTTCCACCGGAGGGGCCTTATTAACCAGACCCAATATGAATCGGGAAAAAGTGGCTTTAATGACCTGGGCAATTTTTGCTAATTCTAGGCAATTCGCTTCGTTTTACCCCAAATTGGCAACGGAGAATGGTTCGGTTAATCTTTATGAGGGCTTGCTGTATATTCATCCCGCCGCTATGCGTACCTATCGGGAGGGAGACCCCCGCATTGCTTGGTTACGTTATCTTCAGGAGAACAAACCCCTCCAGGCCGCCTCCATTATGCTGTTGGGCACTACCACCATTGGCTTTTTGCTCCAGGGTTGGCGCAAACGGAAAACGGAAAAGTTCCTAGTGGGCCACCGTCAGGCGATCGCCGATTTGCGGGAAACGGCCCAGGAAAATCCCCAGGAAGCGTTAAGGGAAATTGAAAGTTTAAAACAAAGCTATCGCCTGATGTTGATTGAAGGCAATTTAGCGCCGGATTTATATCAACAAATTGAGGGCATGAACGAGGTTTTTATCGAACAATGCCGTACGGAAATTAATCGCCAACAGGACCAGGATTTGAGCAAAATCATTGGCGGTTTAACAGAAGTCCAGCAATACCGCAGCAATAATGCCCCTTGGATGGTGGAACATCTGCAACAATGCCAGGAAATTTATCGGGAAATGCTTCTCAAAGGACATTTAGATTTTCCCACCTACCTTAATCTTTATCAAATGCAACTGTTGTTGGATATTCTTATCAGTCGGCCCCAGCCCACGATGGAGAGAGTTTGA
- a CDS encoding thylakoid membrane protein, with protein MAQKDNFAGGFLLGTVIGGVVGGILGSVLANRAATQSPDREKLDTEGVGNLDSEENIELARRRLEDKIAQLNLVIDDVRDQLGHVNELNNIKEVQEEHR; from the coding sequence ATGGCTCAAAAAGATAACTTCGCCGGAGGATTTTTATTAGGTACGGTCATTGGTGGCGTAGTGGGGGGAATTTTGGGTTCTGTCCTGGCCAATCGAGCTGCTACCCAAAGCCCCGACCGGGAAAAATTAGACACTGAGGGGGTAGGAAATCTCGATAGTGAGGAAAATATTGAGTTGGCTCGCCGTCGCCTGGAAGACAAAATTGCCCAACTTAATTTGGTTATCGACGATGTCCGTGACCAGTTGGGCCACGTCAATGAATTAAACAATATCAAGGAAGTACAAGAAGAACATCGCTAA
- a CDS encoding carbon dioxide-concentrating mechanism protein CcmK has translation MSIAVGMIETLGFPAVVEAADSMVKAARVTLVGYEKIGSGRVTVIVRGDVSEVQASVTAGIENIRRVNGGEVLSNHIIARPHENLEYVLPIRYTEAVEQFREIVNPSIIRR, from the coding sequence ATGTCAATTGCAGTTGGGATGATCGAAACCCTTGGGTTTCCCGCCGTTGTGGAGGCCGCCGACTCCATGGTTAAAGCCGCCCGGGTTACCCTGGTGGGCTACGAAAAAATTGGTAGCGGCCGAGTCACCGTGATTGTGCGGGGTGACGTGTCCGAGGTACAGGCCTCAGTGACCGCTGGCATTGAAAACATCCGTCGGGTAAACGGTGGTGAAGTTTTGTCTAACCACATTATTGCCCGTCCCCACGAAAACCTGGAGTATGTGCTACCCATTCGCTACACCGAGGCGGTGGAACAGTTCCGGGAAATCGTTAATCCTTCCATCATCCGCCGTTAA
- a CDS encoding MBL fold metallo-hydrolase — MTFKIKFWGVRGSIPCPGPTTVRYGGNTTCVEMAIGRERLIFDAGTGIKMLGDSLSSQESVSADIFFTHSHWDHIQGFPFFTPAFRPGNFFRVYGVPTPDGTTIEQRLHEQMLHPNFPVPLQTMQGIVAFYDLEVGEDVVIGNIELQTRPLNHPGEAMGYRVTWQGITVAFITDTEHFPDRLDDNVLALAQNADVLIIDATYTDEEYYDRQMSKVGWGHSTWQEAVKVAQAARVRQLILFHHDPGHDDSMLDVIWDRAKQQFPATAIAKEGMEISLIPGTMANPLATITIVG; from the coding sequence ATGACATTCAAGATCAAATTTTGGGGAGTACGGGGTAGTATCCCTTGTCCAGGGCCAACCACAGTGCGCTATGGGGGCAACACCACCTGCGTGGAAATGGCGATCGGAAGGGAACGACTGATTTTTGACGCAGGCACCGGCATCAAGATGTTGGGGGATAGTCTCTCAAGCCAGGAGAGCGTGTCGGCCGATATTTTCTTTACCCATAGTCACTGGGACCATATCCAAGGATTTCCATTTTTTACCCCTGCTTTCCGGCCCGGTAACTTTTTTCGAGTTTATGGTGTACCGACCCCCGATGGTACAACCATTGAACAACGGCTCCATGAGCAAATGTTGCACCCCAATTTTCCTGTGCCGTTGCAAACGATGCAGGGCATTGTGGCCTTTTACGATTTGGAGGTGGGGGAAGATGTTGTGATTGGTAACATTGAGTTGCAGACCCGGCCTTTAAATCACCCAGGGGAAGCCATGGGTTATCGGGTAACTTGGCAAGGCATTACAGTGGCTTTTATCACTGATACAGAACATTTTCCCGATCGCCTGGATGACAATGTATTGGCTTTAGCCCAAAATGCAGATGTGTTGATCATTGATGCCACCTATACCGACGAAGAATATTATGATCGCCAGATGAGCAAGGTCGGTTGGGGCCATTCCACCTGGCAAGAAGCGGTGAAGGTGGCCCAGGCTGCCAGGGTAAGACAATTAATCCTCTTCCACCACGATCCTGGCCATGATGATTCAATGTTGGATGTCATATGGGACCGAGCTAAACAACAATTTCCCGCCACGGCGATCGCCAAAGAAGGCATGGAAATCAGCTTGATTCCTGGAACAATGGCTAATCCTCTTGCAACCATTACCATAGTGGGGTGA
- a CDS encoding carbon dioxide-concentrating mechanism protein CcmK has product MSIAVGMIETRGFPAVVEAADSMVKAARVTLVGYEKIGSGRVTVIVRGDVSEVQASVSAGIEAANRVNGGEVLSTHIIARPHENLEYVLPIRYTEEVEQFRTY; this is encoded by the coding sequence ATGTCCATTGCAGTTGGAATGATCGAAACCCGTGGCTTCCCCGCTGTTGTAGAAGCAGCCGACTCCATGGTTAAAGCCGCTCGGGTCACCCTGGTGGGCTACGAAAAAATTGGTAGCGGTCGGGTCACGGTGATTGTGCGGGGGGATGTTTCCGAAGTACAAGCTTCTGTTTCCGCTGGTATCGAAGCCGCTAACCGAGTCAACGGTGGCGAAGTGCTTTCTACCCACATCATTGCCCGTCCCCACGAAAACCTGGAATACGTCCTCCCCATTCGCTATACCGAAGAAGTTGAACAATTTCGGACATATTAA
- a CDS encoding prohibitin family protein, whose product MSKQPSFDGWQSIVGGLIAALLVLLSFNSFVVINPGQAGVLSVLGKAQDGALLEGIHFKPPLVSSVDIYDVTVQKFEVPAQSSTKDLQDLSASFAINFRLDPTEVVTIRRTQGTLQNIVAKIIAPQTQESFKIAAARRTVEEAITKRSELKEDFDNALNSRLEKYGIIVLDTSVVDLAFSPEFAKAVEEKQIAEQRAQRAVYVAQEAEQQAQADINRAKGKAEAQRLLAETLKAQGGELVLQKEAIEAWREGGAPMPKVLVMGGEGKGSAVPFMFNLTDLAN is encoded by the coding sequence ATGAGCAAACAACCATCCTTTGACGGCTGGCAGTCCATTGTGGGGGGGCTGATCGCCGCCTTGCTAGTCCTGCTGAGTTTTAACTCCTTTGTGGTGATTAACCCTGGTCAAGCCGGTGTGTTGAGTGTGTTGGGTAAAGCCCAGGACGGAGCCCTACTAGAAGGCATTCATTTCAAACCGCCCCTGGTATCGTCGGTGGATATTTACGATGTGACGGTGCAAAAATTTGAAGTGCCGGCCCAAAGCTCCACTAAGGATTTGCAAGATTTGTCTGCCAGCTTTGCCATTAATTTCCGCCTCGATCCCACCGAGGTCGTTACCATTCGCCGCACCCAAGGCACGTTACAAAATATTGTCGCCAAGATTATTGCTCCCCAAACCCAGGAATCTTTTAAAATTGCCGCCGCGCGACGCACAGTGGAAGAAGCCATCACCAAACGGAGCGAGTTGAAGGAAGACTTTGATAACGCCCTTAATTCCCGCCTGGAGAAATACGGCATCATTGTTCTGGACACCAGTGTGGTGGATTTAGCCTTCTCCCCCGAATTTGCCAAGGCGGTGGAGGAAAAACAAATTGCTGAGCAGAGAGCCCAGCGGGCAGTGTATGTGGCCCAGGAAGCGGAACAACAGGCCCAGGCGGACATCAACCGAGCCAAGGGGAAGGCAGAAGCCCAACGGTTACTGGCGGAAACTTTAAAAGCTCAGGGGGGGGAATTAGTCCTACAAAAAGAGGCGATCGAAGCTTGGCGGGAAGGGGGGGCTCCCATGCCCAAGGTTTTGGTGATGGGGGGAGAAGGCAAGGGGTCTGCGGTTCCCTTTATGTTTAACCTAACTGACCTGGCTAACTAG
- the upp gene encoding uracil phosphoribosyltransferase, with the protein MASQLRVYVPEHPLIKHWLGVARDENTPPVLFKTAMGELGRWLTYEAARYWLPTVDTEVKTPLAIAKASLIDPQTPFVIVPILRAGLALVEGAQGLLPLAKIYHLGLVRNETTLEPSLYLNKLPERFAPGTHLLLLDPMLATGNTIMAALDLLMARDIDANLIRLVSVVAAPTALQKLSNAHPNLTIYTAMIDEQLNDRGYIVPGLGDAGDRCFGT; encoded by the coding sequence ATGGCTTCTCAATTACGTGTTTATGTGCCGGAGCATCCTCTAATTAAGCATTGGTTGGGGGTAGCTAGGGATGAAAACACGCCGCCGGTTTTGTTTAAAACTGCCATGGGGGAATTGGGACGTTGGTTGACCTATGAGGCCGCTCGTTATTGGTTGCCGACGGTGGATACGGAAGTGAAAACTCCCCTGGCGATCGCCAAGGCCAGTCTTATTGACCCCCAAACGCCCTTTGTCATTGTGCCCATTTTGCGGGCGGGGTTGGCTCTGGTGGAAGGGGCCCAGGGGTTGTTGCCCCTGGCAAAAATTTACCATCTGGGTTTAGTGCGCAATGAAACTACCCTGGAACCTAGTCTGTATCTGAACAAGTTGCCGGAGCGGTTTGCCCCCGGTACCCATCTTTTGTTGCTAGATCCCATGTTGGCTACGGGTAATACCATCATGGCTGCTTTGGATTTGCTGATGGCCCGGGACATTGATGCCAATTTAATCCGTTTGGTCTCCGTGGTGGCCGCCCCCACTGCCCTGCAAAAATTAAGTAATGCCCATCCCAATTTGACCATCTACACCGCCATGATTGACGAACAACTCAATGACCGGGGTTACATTGTGCCCGGCCTAGGGGATGCAGGCGATCGTTGCTTTGGTACTTGA
- a CDS encoding EutN/CcmL family microcompartment protein has product MQLAKVLGTVVSTSKTPNLTGVKLLLVQFLDTKGQPLERYEVAGDVVGAGLNEWVLVARGSAARKERGNGDRPLDAMVVGIIDTVNVASGSLYNKRDDGR; this is encoded by the coding sequence ATGCAACTTGCCAAAGTTTTGGGGACCGTGGTCAGTACATCGAAGACACCGAACTTAACCGGCGTCAAGCTGCTTTTAGTTCAGTTCCTCGACACCAAAGGTCAACCCCTGGAACGCTATGAAGTGGCGGGGGATGTGGTAGGTGCAGGCTTAAATGAATGGGTGCTGGTGGCCCGGGGTAGTGCCGCCCGTAAGGAACGGGGCAATGGCGATCGCCCTTTGGATGCCATGGTGGTGGGCATCATCGACACAGTTAATGTGGCTAGTGGCTCCCTCTACAACAAGAGGGATGATGGGAGATAA
- a CDS encoding serine/threonine phosphatase: MLICLQCSAENPNRNTDCQKCGASLKEHPCNQCGEMVQYGEAHCPHCGAIAGQILTVLVTVPVAVGPDGKPEQSFDPQGIRLYENFIDVGQRYQLLTPVEENPFVVDEVGEGEQIVLKSRVVDCQPLQPSVLKVLLSQQGDLLTRLPQMSDGEIMANDTWSSLNLPKAIIPYFRFPVLMPKIPEVYDAWCDGDYGFVLMEDRSEWDVLADVLRDEGDSLPGLEMVFWINQLFQLWQQLSSAGCGKGLLMGQNLLVDEDQNIALEQIYANGGTPVSLEEFGSLLHGYFSPVPSAGEDLLAILQRAAQGEYQDVDDLFADIEDLVITVEEEGENFIIHEVDFEQIPDDVFAAIESGESAFKSEEVAPSINPVTMPDVNVFDSEEVDDVPTAVLPMQLISLVDAGYTDRGGHRQHNEDFFGITTSVETHRNNHGKTIKAQGVYVVCDGMGGHAAGEVASQMGVKTLLEYFQIVMANRLPDKNTITEGINLANQKIYEVNQSNASSGSGRMGTTLVMMLVKDTTMAIAHVGDSRIYRVTRKNGLEQLTVDHEVGQQAILNGLDPTLAYARPDAYQLTQALGPHSSSYLQPDVAIFEIEEDCLILLCSDGISDNDFVEEHWQELLLPYVSSSQDVDRGLRKLMEAANEYNGHDNLTGVLVRLKVRPQIPLDVW; this comes from the coding sequence ATGCTGATCTGTCTCCAGTGCTCCGCCGAAAATCCTAATCGCAACACTGATTGCCAAAAGTGTGGGGCGTCCCTGAAGGAGCATCCCTGTAATCAGTGCGGAGAAATGGTGCAGTACGGAGAAGCCCATTGTCCCCATTGCGGGGCGATCGCCGGTCAGATATTAACAGTGTTGGTCACGGTGCCAGTGGCGGTGGGCCCGGATGGGAAACCGGAACAGAGTTTTGATCCCCAAGGGATCAGGCTTTATGAAAACTTCATTGATGTGGGTCAACGCTACCAACTCCTCACTCCCGTGGAAGAAAACCCATTTGTGGTGGATGAAGTGGGGGAAGGGGAACAAATCGTGCTCAAAAGCAGGGTGGTGGACTGCCAACCTTTACAGCCTTCTGTACTAAAAGTGTTGTTGTCCCAGCAGGGAGACTTGTTAACCAGGTTACCCCAAATGTCCGATGGGGAAATTATGGCCAATGACACTTGGTCAAGCTTGAATTTACCCAAGGCGATCATTCCCTACTTTCGCTTTCCGGTGTTGATGCCCAAAATCCCCGAAGTCTACGATGCCTGGTGTGACGGAGATTATGGTTTTGTCTTGATGGAGGACCGTTCCGAATGGGATGTGTTAGCAGATGTGCTGCGGGACGAAGGGGACTCTCTGCCGGGATTGGAAATGGTTTTTTGGATCAATCAACTTTTCCAACTCTGGCAGCAACTTTCCTCGGCTGGCTGCGGTAAAGGGCTGTTGATGGGGCAAAATCTGCTAGTTGATGAAGACCAAAACATCGCCCTAGAACAAATTTATGCCAATGGCGGAACGCCAGTTTCCCTAGAGGAATTTGGCTCTCTGTTACATGGTTATTTTAGTCCGGTACCCTCGGCAGGGGAGGACTTGTTGGCCATACTGCAAAGAGCGGCCCAGGGCGAGTATCAAGATGTAGATGATTTGTTTGCGGACATCGAAGATTTAGTGATTACGGTGGAGGAGGAAGGGGAAAATTTCATTATCCATGAAGTGGATTTTGAGCAAATTCCTGATGATGTTTTTGCGGCGATAGAAAGTGGAGAAAGTGCTTTCAAAAGCGAGGAAGTTGCTCCCAGCATTAATCCTGTTACCATGCCTGATGTCAATGTGTTTGACTCGGAAGAGGTGGACGATGTCCCCACAGCGGTATTACCTATGCAGTTAATTAGCCTGGTGGATGCGGGCTACACTGACCGGGGTGGGCACCGACAGCATAATGAAGATTTTTTCGGTATCACCACAAGTGTGGAAACCCATCGTAATAACCATGGCAAGACCATCAAGGCCCAGGGGGTTTATGTGGTCTGTGACGGTATGGGGGGCCATGCGGCAGGGGAGGTGGCCAGTCAGATGGGGGTCAAGACCCTGCTGGAGTATTTCCAAATTGTCATGGCCAATAGGTTGCCGGACAAAAATACCATCACTGAAGGGATTAATCTAGCTAACCAAAAAATTTACGAAGTTAATCAAAGTAATGCTAGTTCCGGCAGTGGCCGCATGGGTACTACGCTGGTGATGATGCTAGTTAAAGACACCACCATGGCGATCGCCCACGTGGGGGACAGTCGTATTTACCGAGTCACCCGCAAAAATGGTTTAGAGCAGTTGACGGTGGACCATGAGGTGGGCCAACAGGCCATTCTTAACGGGCTGGATCCGACATTGGCCTATGCTCGCCCCGATGCCTATCAGTTGACCCAGGCCTTGGGACCCCATAGCAGTAGTTATCTCCAACCGGACGTAGCAATTTTTGAAATTGAAGAAGATTGTCTGATTCTGCTCTGTTCTGATGGGATTTCCGACAATGATTTTGTCGAAGAACACTGGCAAGAACTACTGCTGCCCTATGTTAGCTCCAGCCAAGACGTAGACCGGGGCCTGAGAAAATTAATGGAGGCGGCCAATGAATACAATGGCCATGACAATTTGACCGGTGTACTGGTGCGACTCAAGGTTCGCCCCCAAATTCCTTTGGATGTGTGGTAG